A genome region from Arachis duranensis cultivar V14167 chromosome 8, aradu.V14167.gnm2.J7QH, whole genome shotgun sequence includes the following:
- the LOC107462089 gene encoding scarecrow-like protein 32, protein MHVMHSMKAELKGASSISFQNHSLFNTAPHSSLTGALKGCLGSLDGACIEKLLLHCASALESNDVTLAQQVMWVLNNVASPTGDTNQRLTSWFLRALISRASRICPTALSFKGSSNNIQRRLMTVTELAGYVDLIPWHRFGFCASNNEIFKAILGFQRVHILDFSITHCMQWPTFIDALAKSPEGPPSLRITVPSFRPPVPPLVNVSTHEVGLRLANFAKFKDVPFEFNVIGNNLGPLLAPNNSELSNESTSFHVESLLSLLNPSVLNLRDDEALVINCQNWLRYLSDDRKGNQRCLSLRDAFLSLVKGLNPQIVVLVDEDCDLSSPSLTSRIATCFNHLWIPFDALETFLPKDSCQRTEFESDIGQKIENIIGYEGHHRIERLESGMQMCQRMKNAGYLSLPFCDETVMEVKGLLDEHASGWGMKREEGMLVLTWKGNSCVYATAWVPSETRDPIGFDATMA, encoded by the coding sequence ATGCACGTAATGCATAGCATGAAAGCTGAGCTAAAAGGAGCATCCTCTATCTCCTTCCAAAACCACAGCCTCTTCAACACAGCACCACACAGTTCACTCACCGGAGCACTCAAAGGATGTCTCGGAAGCCTCGACGGCGCGTGCATCGAGAAGCTTCTTCTCCACTGCGCAAGCGCCTTGGAGAGCAACGATGTAACCTTGGCACAACAAGTGATGTGGGTCCTCAACAACGTTGCTTCACCAACCGGTGACACAAATCAAAGGCTCACATCATGGTTCCTCAGGGCACTGATCTCTAGGGCTTCAAGGATTTGCCCTACAGCCTTGAGTTTCAAGGGGAGTAGCAACAACATTCAGAGGAGGTTGATGACGGTTACCGAGCTAGCAGGATACGTGGATCTCATTCCATGGCACAGGTTTGGGTTTTGTGCTTCAAATAATGAGATTTTCAAAGCAATTTTAGGGTTCCAAAGGGTACATATCTTAGACTTTAGCATCACTCATTGTATGCAATGGCCTACTTTCATTGATGCATTGGCCAAAAGCCCTGAAGGTCCTCCTTCACTTAGAATCACTGTCCCATCTTTTAGGCCACCGGTGCCTCCATTGGTGAATGTATCAACTCATGAGGTTGGCCTTCGGTTGGCGAATTTCGCAAAGTTTAAGGATGTCCCTTTTGAATTCAATGTCATAGGGAACAATTTAGGTCCCTTATTAGCACCTAATAATTCTGAATTAAGCAATGAATCAACTAGTTTTCATGTTGAGTCATTGCTGAGTCTGTTGAATCCTAGTGTGCTAAACCTTAGGGATGATGAGGCTTTGGTCATAAATTGTCAAAATTGGCTTCGTTATTTGTCTGATGATAGAAAGGGAAACCAACGTTGCCTTTCTCTCCGTGATGCTTTTTTGAGTTTAGTTAAAGGTCTTAACCCTCAGATTGTGGTTTTGGTGGATGAGGATTGTGATCTTAGTTCACCAAGCCTCACATCAAGAATTGCAACATGTTTCAACCATCTCTGGATACCCTTTGATGCATTGGAGACTTTCTTGCCTAAGGACAGTTGCCAGAGGACAGAGTTCGAATCCGACATTGGACAGAAGATTGAGAACATCATAGGATATGAAGGGCATCATAGGATAGAGAGGTTGGAGTCAGGGATGCAGATGTGCCAGAGAATGAAGAATGCTGGTTACTTGAGCCTCCCATTTTGTGATGAAACGGTTATGGAAGTTAAGGGTTTGCTTGATGAGCATGCTAGTGGATGGGGGATGAAGAGGGAAGAAGGAATGTTGGTTCTCACATGGAAAGGAAACAGCTGTGTCTATGCCACTGCTTGGGTCCCCAGTGAAACCAGGGATCCTATTGGTTTcgatgcaactatggcataA
- the LOC107461928 gene encoding isoprene synthase, chloroplastic — translation MASELISLPYALSTTQRVVVVVKHRNHFGRKTVTHATAKIHFICGSTKKDDGQLIGRRSANYQPNLWTYEFLHHQSHHNHHVVERIEERAKKLEEKVRYIMMNSSDMEPLSLLEFIDDLHRLGLSYKFPNHINSALSRIHSSQHMLHHTQKTLHATALLFRILRQHSFHVSQGV, via the exons ATGGCAAGTGAGTTGATATCTCTGCCCTACGCCCTATCAACCACACAAAgggtagtagtagtagtaaaaCATAGGAACCACTTTGGACGCAAAACAGTTACTCATGCCACTGCAAAAATACATTTCATCTGTGGCTCCACCAAAAAGGATGATGGCCAGTTAATTGGAAGGCGTTCAGCTAATTACCAGCCCAATCTATGGACGTATGAATTTCTTCATCATCAGTCCCACCACAATCATCACGTG GTTGAAAGAATTGAAGAAAGGGCAAAAAAGCTAGAGGAGAAGGTGCGATACATAATGATGAATAGTTCAGACATGGAGCCACTGAGCTTGCTTGAATTCATTGACGACCTTCATCGGTTGGGCCTCTCCTACAAGTTCCCAAACCACATCAACTCTGCTCTTTCCCGCATTCATTCTTCACAACATATGCTTCATCATACACAGAAAACACTACATGCTACTGCTCTCCTCTTCAGAATTCTCAGACAACATTCCTTTCACGTCTCCCAAGGTGTATAA